The genomic interval tttttaaaatataaaaagattaaataaatttaatattattaaaataatattaaatttttaatgaaactcaattttcaaataatCATGTAGTATATTATAATGATGATGATATGATTGTCGAGTAGTTGATGTGTTTTTCCATTGGATTTTGATGTAATCTATActattttgttaaatttgaaACACTTAGAGTAACTAATTTTAGTGTCATGatctattttaataattatatatttaataaaatgttaaaacttTATTGTAAGTTATGTGCATTTCAACGGATAAAGTCATTGTTTCTTGGAAATTAAGTTACAGGTTCGATTTTTATTGaggtcattttttttattttttttttctatttattttttaatttatatatcaaaattacagtgtaatctcccactatttcgtataattatattttgatcctcatttaaatataaaccaaatgaattataaaaaatattatacaaattGCGTGCGTCGGTGCACTAGTTCACATGAAATTAGtatttgtatttatttatttgagtaatatatttttttattgataaaaAATGTAATTAAGGGGCCAAATAATTATTGGCATAATTGTTCACTCTATAAAAGAGTAAATGAACTGCATCCATCCCTCAAGGCTTCttcctcttgaacctgcggcaACAGCTATGACTGCATGGCTGCTTGCAGTTTCTGTATCCATAAACAGTGGTTCTTTCCCCTGGTGTATTTCTGAAACCACGTCGGCTATCCCGCTGAGTTCTGCGCCATGTGTTGGCTTTGCAAAGGTTTTCATATGTAAGAGACAGGTATTACATAGAAATTCAGATCAATCTTGTACTTTCAAGCATCGATCATCGGACTTTCGTTCTTTGTCTGTTCAAACAAAGGGACAACATAACATGACAAGCATTTTGAAGTCAACTCAAGGCTGAGATTCATGTAATCTGATTTGGTTAGCAAATCAAATTGGTTGTGGATGATATAGCTCCAGAGACCAGAGCTATACAAAGATTGGAAACAAGGTTTTCAAAAGGGAAGAATATGGAATTAATGATGTTGTCCATGCAATTCACCACTTTAGTCCTTACCTTTCCCCCTAGGCTCAGGCTTGGATGCGCAACTGCCGCATAGGGTTGTTTAAATCATGGTCGAAAACTTGGATTCTGtattgacaaataaaaatacgGAAGTGAATACGCCAAAACTGGAAACATGGCCTGATAGATGAGAAGGCACCACTCCCGCACATTAAGTACGGGTTACACGATAGCCACTATCAAGATGACAGATAGTAGAGAAGTGAAGTCCAACAGAACTAAATTTCAAGACATGTGCAGAACCACTATCAAGATGACAGATAATAGAGAAGTGAAGTCCAACAGAACTAAATTTCAAGACATTGATTCTGCACATGGGCTCGAGCTGAGTTTACCTGTTTCAAAGAAATATCCCCATCTACATAAACGACAGTAGAATCCTATGCTAGCAGCATAAAAAGAGCATCTATCATCAAGTGTTGGAACCATTGGCAAATATAATGAATCATGTCACTTGCCACAGAACATTAAGTACACCGTAAAAGGAGGCTTACTTCTATTGCAAAAATGGCTAATCAGGTAGAGATCACGACATGgtaaaaataaatttgtaatttagTAAAGCAACATAGTGCCAAAtgagaaatgtatatatataatgttcATGAAAGTATGGCATGGGTACAAACCGGAACCACGACTATAAGCTCTGAGCTTCAAACAACACACAGCTGTGAGACTTCATTTCATATGTTGATAAACCATCTTCAAGAGGAACACCATCCACAGAGAAAAAGCCTGGAAAAGGAAGTGCTGTATCAACCAAACGAAACCAAGCCATATTATCTGGAAGTGACGGGAGAGAAACTTCCTCAGACTTATTAGCACTGTTGAAGGCAACAAACAAGTCACCACATGGTTTTGGAAAAGCCGAAGTCGATTGGCTTAACTTTTTGTCAACCTTCAAAGTCACAGCTACAAATTTGGATAATGGATCATCCCATGTTGGTGGAGAAAGATCGGTTCCATGCCACTCAATTTTATCTTGTTTCAAGAAGCTCTGCCTCTGAAGAAGATCACTTCGTCTCATTTTCAATGAGcacaaaaatgaaataaattgcGTGATCTGAATACTGAAGCCAGATCTCAAGGAGTTCCAATCCAAAGATTTCCGGTCAGCATATGCCAGGGAACCTGCACAAGATTGACCACATTCGTCTCCCATGTTGAGAACTGGCACACCCAAAGAAATAAACAATATGAAAAGGAAATTACGGATCTGTTTAAGTCGCCTCTCAAGCACAGAATTCTTATTTGTGGGTCCTTCTTCCCCGCAATTCCAACTCAACTGAGACGCTACTTCTTCACTACTAAAGCTAACTAAATCTGTTAGAGTGAGTCCAACATTTCTAGTAATAAAATTGAAAGAGAATGCTGGGCCCCGACCACCCAGAAAGATATCTCCACTTCCACAAAATCGTGTTGCTAAACTGCTTATAGAACCTTGACCCCTCACAAAGTTTCTTGCATCAACACAAAATTTTCCGTTCATTTCTGCCCACCGTTTCCAGTGAGGGAATACTGATTCTTTTGTCTCCATGTCATGTGGATCCCAAGAATCTGCTAttattttgatcttcgaaaGTAATGGATCAAAAGCAATAGCTTCAACCAAAGGAGGGCGTGAAAGGAACTCACCGTGTTTACCCCTCAGGAGTGAAGCTGCATTGATGAAACAGAACCCATCGATGTGATACTCAATCACCCAATGCCGAAGACTCTCTAAGATCATTTGTTGGACAACAGGGTAGTTACAATTCAGCATATTTTTAGATTTCAAGTCCTCTTTGGCGTGATAATATGAATCATCAATTCCTCTCAGTGTTACATCCTCACCAGTATGGGTGAAAACAACTTCAAGCAAAACCTCAATTCCACTAGCATGCAGCTTCTTAACCATCTCTTTCATGGAATTTGCAATAAACTTCGGGTCGCCAGAAGGTCCATATGAACTTCCAAGAGAAAAGAAGTGCCAAGAAAAATAGGGTCCTTTGTGCTCATCAAAGGGGAAGATTGGCTCTAATAAGACGGCATTGACACCAAGATCTTTGAAATGGTGCACTTTCTCATAAATACCATAAAAAGTTCCAGCAGTATTGGCAGGTAACTTACTTGACTTATCCTTTGTAAAACGGGTGACATTTAATCGATAAACAATAAGTTTCTCCAAAGATAAGCTCGGATGGAACTCACCACTCCAATCAAATGCAGGTTCCTCGCACAATTTTCCAAGCCATTTTCGAGTTAAACCCAACCCAAAGTCCTTTATAACCTTAGCATATGGATCCAAAAGAACATGTAGCCCTCTGTTGGCATTACCACTGCTGCAGCGATAACCATAGCTCTTAAAGGGCAGAGAATCATCTATCAGGGCATGCCAAATATAACCAGAACGATTGACGTATGGATCCAGGTCAATCTCTAAAGCAGGCTTGTCAGCTGTAGAGTCCGAATATAGACATAGAACGACACTTTCAGCATTACTCGAGAAAAAGGCAAAATTCATGGATCTATTATCCAAGAAAGAAAGGCCCAAGGGAAAAGGGCGTCCAGAGCCAAAACCAACTGGCACAACAAAATTAGCTTTCCTGTGGCTTTTAATTGTTTGTATTTTAAAACCAGAAGACTTCAATAGAATTGAAACATAGAAAGGGGCTAAACTTGCATCAAAATCCAACTCAACAGCTAATCTACCTACAGAATCTTTGATGAATGGGGTTTCGACAACATTATCTTTGCTATCAGCACTTGATTGTTGAAAGTTCAGCGGCATAAAGATTGATGAGTCAGATCTGAACAGGCCCCAGCTCATAATAAGCTCTCCATCTCCCTCTCCACGCAAGGTGGAGACTTCAACACGTACTTCATATTTGTTATTTTTCTTTCTAACGAGCACCTTCAACTGACCACCAATCTCTGTCCTAAATCTATAAGATGCTACTTTTTCCGTGGTTTGAACTGAAACGTCTGAAGCGGCCAATGCCTTCATCACATGATGCTCCAGAGAAATCCTCCCACCAGATTTCATGAGTCGACCTTTGACTATTTTCTGTTTTAGATCAAATTTTACTAAATCCCTTGTAACCCTTTTCACATATATCCCAAAATTGGCAGAAAACAGATCAGGCGATTCAAAAGCTCGACAGCTTGAGCAAGCATACTGTACAGGAAGCATGGTCATTCAAACACATAAATGATGAAATAGTGAAATTGGAATGCAGCCAAATAATTCACTTGGTTGTCAATCTTTTCCTGCAAAAATGATCGATCAGGGTGGTCACATATCAAACTATCCCAACAACTATGCGCTACATACACAAGATGCTGATTATCAAACGCTGTAAAATTCAGTCTTTTGGTATCCCAAAGTAGTTTGGCAAGCATAATATCACAACATTTTTGTTTGCTTCTTCTGAGAGCAATTTGCTTATGAATTTTCAAAAGCTATTGTCGACAAAGGTTCGAAAATGCCAACGGATTGTTAGTTCATGGACCCTTTAATTCCTAAAGAGGACATCATCTCGAGAAATCGATTACTTAACCACCTCTTCAGTTCAGAAAATAAAAATCGGGACATCGGTGGGTGACTCAAAATCGCGTGATAATTTTAAGTAGCATAAATACCTTCTAAAATGGAGTCGCAATCGCCAATATCAGAGCAGAGGATGAATTGAAGAAGCGACCGTGGCGAACGAGGTCAATGAGATCTTACATATTACATATGTGTCACTACCTCACTTCATCTCGTGACACATatcatttcaaaaataaaaaatgatagtTTTATTACTAGGATAAAATCTTGCCACAGATATCAtttcaacaataaaaatatattttatatatacatggatAAATCTTGATCATCTATCGAACAATATCCACATGAGTACATGAGTAAGATGCAATAAACCGACAAATGGAGCTGTGGAATGATGAGAGTACGGAGAGGATGAATTAAAGAAGTAAAAGTTTTCGAAGAAATGGTACGCCCATCCCTCCCGACCTTTTCGATATCCTCAGAGCAAAAATGGCGATTCTTTCAagtttaaacataaataattacgttatttaataaatattttaacaatattaaattatatattctgAATTTCggaattataaaatataaagaattgttaaataattaatgtaTTAAAGTAATTATTGTGGTGGTGGGAAAGATTACGGTTAGCGTCTTTGGGTCTTACATACCAGAAATATTCACACTTGAGACAATGTCATTTGGACAAGTGCTTAGAATATGTATTAAAGctctttttattcttttattacaaagaaataaaatttgagTGATATTTTTCCGATTTTACGTGGGTTCGAACTCATGTGGAGGTGAGGGATTTTTTCGCTGGGTTTTAAACGAGAGTCCACTTAGTATGATAAAGGTTGAACTAGAGAGATGTGAGTATATATCAATCCAAAATAATCTAGGATGATAGTTTGAATCCAGGAAAGGGCAATTTTTAAGACACTTTTGCTTACACTGTCAAAAGTATAAAGAAAATCTGCCCCTAATATTACAACTTTGATTCACAGAAAACCACTTTTGCATCTGAGTAGACGGACCTTGCATCATCTGCACACAAGGGAAATCATCATGCCATTATCTTGAGCCAATCTATCTGTTGTCCATTATAGTTTATATATTCAACATATATGTTTACAAATATGGAGATCATAAGCACTCAGAAGAAAAAGAAcattttgattatatattttcAATGATTTCTTCTGTctgaattttaaatttcaacagAAACTTCAGAAAGAATTGATCTCGTTATTACTGTTCGATATCTTTAAAAGTTTTACTTTACTAGATTCAAGCCTATGCATTTCTCTATTCATTAAATACGTTGAATGTGAATGAATGGCAAGAGCTTCTATAATGGATAGGCAAGAGCTTCTATAATGGATACTAAACACTTCTAGGAGGAAATTCAGTAGAGACAATTTAAAGGTGCAGATTGAGTTTCTTCTTCTAAAACGAAGTTATTTCACTTTTCTAATATTTTCATCCTCACAAAATTAAGTCTCACCGAAAGACTTTAGAAAAGTAATTGAATCACTAAAATTGAAAAGGGACAAATTCGCCATATTAATCAGCACAAACCAGGAACAAAGATACCTGCAACTTTGGTCAAATCATATTCTGCAGGGACATTACTCTCACTTTCAACGGCTCCTCGTGCAGCTGCAATACCAACTGCCACACTCTGCATTATATCTAAACCAGAACAGATCGATGCTATCGTGCCACCAACGAAGCAGTCACCACCACCAGTTAGCCTAACTACCGAGGCAGAAAGTGCAGGAAAATGTATAGCCATATAGTAACTTCCACTAGGCCTAGAAGTGTTCAAAGTCCTGCTTGGTGGGCAACTTAAATTAACTGTTTCATACAGTTCTCTACAGAAAGAAAAAGACTtccttttgataaaatcatgtTTCTCTACTCCATGCATTGCTTTAAAGCATAGGAATACTCCTTTAGATCCAAGAGTGACAATCACCACTTGAATACCTTTCTCTAGCAAAACCCATATTGGAGGTTTTAGCATTTGAAACAATGATTCTGTGGAGTAACTGCTGCTCAAAATATCTCTTTCAATCTGTGAGAATTTATTTCCACTAGAAAGAGCATTTGCCATAGCTACAAGCTCATCTTCATTGGGTGAGGTAAAAGTTATCTGTCCAAAAACTTACAATTAGCAGGAAATCATACTGAAATATAGACATATTTAGAAGGGTGACACAGGGAAAAGCAATGAACTGGCAATTAAGTTCATCCTTAATGCTCACGACAATGGGAAACTAAAACTATAAAGACGAGAGGGTGCTAAGAACAAAACCGCAACAGATGTTAAATTTGAAACTGCATTTAGATTTTTACCAATAAAAGAAACCAATCCTCCATGACAAACAAGAATTTTAGCACTCACATATTTCACAACGGGGGCAACTCTTTTGGACTTTGTGACTGATACCGGCTCAAACCAAACAGGGGTATTAAATTCTGCTGCCGCTGAGGAAAATTATTCAACCAATAAGCGCTTCAAACAATAACTTTAACAGTAAATTCTGCAATAAGAGAGTTGATTCATATGATGAGTTCAGTCTCTGGAGAATAATCTTAACAAGCTCTTGTTAATTCCTTAGgtaaaacaagaaaaaaaattcataatctCTAACTGTACAGAAACACACTTTGGCACAACCATTGGTTGTGCGACTAAATAAATGGGATGATATGGCAGGCGCTATATGAGAAAATAAAGAGCATCCATGCTTGAAGGTTTCTCACAGCGTCAATAACTAGCCTAGTTGTGGTCCAGGGCTTTGGAAGAAATGAGATTGGTTTGGGTCATACCAAAAACAACAAAAGATTTGTTCAAAACGGATCTTGGACAGTGGGTTGGCAGAAGAGCAACAATCTTTTGGAGGGTGGTGATTCATGGGATTTGTTGGGGGTATCTGGTTAGAGAGAAATAGAAGAATCTTTGAAGATTTGGAAGACAGTATAGAAGAATGTTGGGATAAAATCAAGATTAGGATAGCAAACTGGATTGGAAACGTGAAAGAGTTTCAGAGTTTATTGATACATGATCTTTTGAGGGATTGGAGTTATATTTATTGTTAGTTGCATGATTTTATCTTTCTTGGTGGTGGATCACTAGTCCACTTTATGTAAAAAACCACTATTATgttttattaatattatcaagtttcttatcaaaaaagaAAGTAACTAGCCTAGTTGTTATTTATATAAGGTATAACAAAACATGTTCATCAAAATGGTACTTTTGAACAGTCACCAATCAGAGCCTCTGATTCAAATTTAATATACTTTCCCCATCCAATCATCAacataataattttataaactttttacCAGGCTCGCATGAAGTACATTTATGAAGCCAAGTTAGGGGCCAAATACAAGCGTTACTTGTCTATTTGTGATGAACATATTTTGAAAGTCGGAGAGGAAGAAATAACTATACACACATAACATATTTTGAAATCTGTTTTCACATCTGAAATCCAGACCCATCCTAACAATAAtcgttaaaaaaaaaacaagctaCTCAGATTGCCACACGCAGCATACTCAGATATAAAATGACAAATTTGGACACGCATGTGCATCTCCAAATAATCTGTCCTTGGCATGACTCATTTTACACTATTTTTTATCCTTCATCACAACTTTAAACTCTGATTTCACAAAGAAAGAAGGAACAGCAAACGGGTGATGTTTAACATACTTTGACAAGATACAACAAGAGCTGGAGGACCTAAGTTTGCGTCAATCATCAATACAGGAGCAACagaaaatttgaatttgaatttccGAATCCACTCAGGAGTAAGGAACCTTTCCTGGTCACATGTTGCCAAATAAACTACCAGGAATCAGTACTATATCATAACAAGCAACACGAACCACATAACTCTTTcaaaagaaaattacaattgCTTCCACATTAGCAACACCAGCAGCTAATTCTCCTTCACCATCCAGTATGTTGCAAACAACTGCACTCTCGATATATTGGTTCTTCCTAATGCCTGATGAGGAAATAACTGATAAGATCTATGTAAAGTTTACCAGAAGCATATGCAGTCCAGCTACATGTTAAAGGGAGATATCAATGGGAAAAAAGATTGTACGGCAGAAACAAATTtatcaactcaaaatatatgGGATCactaggaaagtcttgacatcTTTCTATTTTTTCTCATCACTGTAATGCCCTTCACTCTATGTTCCATCTTAGGACTCCTTGGCATGATTGATTAAAAGACGGTGATGCATGTGATGGATGCATGTGATGGGCCTCCCCGAAATTCCAAACACTAAGATGTAACACGTGAATGATTGGTGCTCAACAAGAAAGTCAAGGGAGTAAAATCCTTACCTTCTATGGATAATCCAGCAGATCGCCAGCTTTCCAACATCAAGTTGCCTGGTTAAAATATGGATCACATGCTATGTGTGTATTGAGAAGAAATGAGCCCATAAACTATCACGATACCAGATCAACGTTGATGGATAAGACTTGTATGATGCATGCCATCAGAAAGGATAGAGGAAACAGGTTCTTCATGAAAGATTTTGTGACAGTACCATCATTTTCCAAGATTGGATAAGGGTATTAGGAATTTCAATAGGACATCAGTAGCATCCAAAGCTTAGAATCTAGTGTTGAGATCTATCTGTTTCTCCTATACCATTGGCTTAAAACTCACAAGATTTAAGATCATTGCACCATGACCCGTAAATCATTTCATATTACAGTTGTTATTGTAAGTATATAGAGGGTAGACCTGCCAAGTCAAATCCTGTGGCACTTATCAAGTAAGGTTTTGCTCCCAGTTTTAGCATGCATTCAGCAACATTTCTTGCCACACCACCTAATGTATAGTGAACCTGAATAGGTAAATTCCAAATCATACACAAATATAACAAGGAAACAACACATAACTGTAAAGGACAAGTCGagagcaaaataaaataaatgattCTCACGGACTTTTGAAATTTCCAATGAACTGATGAGATGCAATAGTAAAGCATTTTATGCTTTCATATGTATACACCTCCATAGAATGATATTCTCAGTCTTGATTTTATTCTGACAGACTAAGTTTTTGAGCAATCTCcatgataaaaaataaataaataaatgaccAATGTTCTTTAAATGTTTTCTTCCTGTAGGAACGATAAGTTAACTTCTGAAGACAACACAACTGCCCACAAAACCTAAACCAAACAAACAGTTGATTACACCCAACAAGAAATATGCCTAGCATTTTATACACCAACTTCCTTAGTACTTAGTCCTTACTGCCGAAACAGTACATTTTCACTGAAGAATTTCACTAAAAAAACTAGATTGCAGATAACATCAAAAGCTGCAACACGGATATCAGTTCACAGAGTATCGGTATACATACGACACCTTTCCGGGAGTGGTGGTCCTGGGATTTGCAGGCACAGAAGGGGTGGCATTTATGTCCAAAACCATTCCTCCTATCACAACTGGCTCTGCTTCATCGCCTAGAACTTGCCTCTTTTTATCCAATTCCTGGAATAAACTCGCGCAAACACAGCTACTGTCATCGATTGCGAGCTTGTAAACTCATAGCATCGAAAACGAGAATTACtcattcatatatattttttaaaaaaaacccacaATGGAAACTCTACAAAAATTACCATGTGACCGATGCTGTGATTGGATTCCCGTGAAATAAATACTCTGAAATTTGATCAGCTCTCCATCTGGGTGTCTGCTCTGTTCATGCGTCGGGTAAACAGAGCCGATGGATAATCTTACAGTTGGGCTGTCCTCCAGGAAATTTGGGCTAAAAAGTTTCTAAAGTTCTTTATTAATGGGCTACGATTTGAAGGTTGGCCCAAATAAAATTATGTCAAATACTTTTAATTCTTAAGGGCCGAGATTGAGACTTGAAACTCTGCCGTTGCCTTTAATTTTTCAAGGGCCGGGATTACAAATCTCGGCCCTTTagatttattataaaattttattttatttttatattttgatgaatgttattatttttaataaaaaaa from Primulina eburnea isolate SZY01 chromosome 17, ASM2296580v1, whole genome shotgun sequence carries:
- the LOC140818103 gene encoding isoamylase 2, chloroplastic — translated: MTMLPVQYACSSCRAFESPDLFSANFGIYVKRVTRDLVKFDLKQKIVKGRLMKSGGRISLEHHVMKALAASDVSVQTTEKVASYRFRTEIGGQLKVLVRKKNNKYEVRVEVSTLRGEGDGELIMSWGLFRSDSSIFMPLNFQQSSADSKDNVVETPFIKDSVGRLAVELDFDASLAPFYVSILLKSSGFKIQTIKSHRKANFVVPVGFGSGRPFPLGLSFLDNRSMNFAFFSSNAESVVLCLYSDSTADKPALEIDLDPYVNRSGYIWHALIDDSLPFKSYGYRCSSGNANRGLHVLLDPYAKVIKDFGLGLTRKWLGKLCEEPAFDWSGEFHPSLSLEKLIVYRLNVTRFTKDKSSKLPANTAGTFYGIYEKVHHFKDLGVNAVLLEPIFPFDEHKGPYFSWHFFSLGSSYGPSGDPKFIANSMKEMVKKLHASGIEVLLEVVFTHTGEDVTLRGIDDSYYHAKEDLKSKNMLNCNYPVVQQMILESLRHWVIEYHIDGFCFINAASLLRGKHGEFLSRPPLVEAIAFDPLLSKIKIIADSWDPHDMETKESVFPHWKRWAEMNGKFCVDARNFVRGQGSISSLATRFCGSGDIFLGGRGPAFSFNFITRNVGLTLTDLVSFSSEEVASQLSWNCGEEGPTNKNSVLERRLKQIRNFLFILFISLGVPVLNMGDECGQSCAGSLAYADRKSLDWNSLRSGFSIQITQFISFLCSLKMRRSDLLQRQSFLKQDKIEWHGTDLSPPTWDDPLSKFVAVTLKVDKKLSQSTSAFPKPCGDLFVAFNSANKSEEVSLPSLPDNMAWFRLVDTALPFPGFFSVDGVPLEDGLSTYEMKSHSCVLFEAQSL
- the LOC140818395 gene encoding pseudouridine kinase isoform X2, which produces MPPLLCLQIPGPPLPERCRGVARNVAECMLKLGAKPYLISATGFDLAGNLMLESWRSAGLSIEGIRKNQYIESAVVCNILDGEGELAAGVANVEAIERFLTPEWIRKFKFKFSVAPVLMIDANLGPPALVVSCQTAAEFNTPVWFEPVSVTKSKRVAPVVKYITFTSPNEDELVAMANALSSGNKFSQIERDILSSSYSTESLFQMLKPPIWVLLEKGIQVVIVTLGSKGVFLCFKAMHGVEKHDFIKRKSFSFCRELYETVNLSCPPSRTLNTSRPSGSYYMAIHFPALSASVVRLTGGGDCFVGGTIASICSGLDIMQSVAVGIAAARGAVESESNVPAEYDLTKVADDARSVYSDAKVVFCESKL
- the LOC140818395 gene encoding pseudouridine kinase isoform X3; this encodes MLKLGAKPYLISATGFDLAGNLMLESWRSAGLSIEGIRKNQYIESAVVCNILDGEGELAAGVANVEAIERFLTPEWIRKFKFKFSVAPVLMIDANLGPPALVVSCQTAAEFNTPVWFEPVSVTKSKRVAPVVKYITFTSPNEDELVAMANALSSGNKFSQIERDILSSSYSTESLFQMLKPPIWVLLEKGIQVVIVTLGSKGVFLCFKAMHGVEKHDFIKRKSFSFCRELYETVNLSCPPSRTLNTSRPSGSYYMAIHFPALSASVVRLTGGGDCFVGGTIASICSGLDIMQSVAVGIAAARGAVESESNVPAEYDLTKVADDARSVYSDAKVVFCESKL
- the LOC140818395 gene encoding pseudouridine kinase isoform X1; protein product: MELDKKRQVLGDEAEPVVIGGMVLDINATPSVPANPRTTTPGKVHYTLGGVARNVAECMLKLGAKPYLISATGFDLAGNLMLESWRSAGLSIEGIRKNQYIESAVVCNILDGEGELAAGVANVEAIERFLTPEWIRKFKFKFSVAPVLMIDANLGPPALVVSCQTAAEFNTPVWFEPVSVTKSKRVAPVVKYITFTSPNEDELVAMANALSSGNKFSQIERDILSSSYSTESLFQMLKPPIWVLLEKGIQVVIVTLGSKGVFLCFKAMHGVEKHDFIKRKSFSFCRELYETVNLSCPPSRTLNTSRPSGSYYMAIHFPALSASVVRLTGGGDCFVGGTIASICSGLDIMQSVAVGIAAARGAVESESNVPAEYDLTKVADDARSVYSDAKVVFCESKL